The genomic window CGCAGTATCATCAGCTACAATCAACAATTCAGAAGGTCCGGCCGGCATATCGATTGCCACGCCATATTGGGTTGCCAATTGCTTGGCTACAGTAACGAACTGATTTCCGGGACCGAAAATTTTGTACACCTTTGGAATTGATTTGGTTCCAAAAGTCATTCCTGCAATGGCCTGAATGCCACCTACTTTCAAAATTTTGGTCACACCGCATAAATTGGCAGCATACAAAATAGCTGGATTAATTTTCCCAGTTTTATCTGGTGGCGAACACAAAACAATTTCGTTGCAACCTGCAATATTTGCAGGAACAGCCAGCATCAAAACGGTTGAAAACAAAGGTGCAGTTCCGCCCGGAATGTATAAACCTACTTTTTGAATAGGTCTTTTTTCCTGCCAGCATTGTACACCTTCAGCTGTTGTTACTTCTACTTTAGCTGTTTTTTGAGCGAAATGAAATTTCTCGATATTTGATTTTGCTAATTGAATCGCATTTTTCAAATCTTCAGGAATTGTTGCAATGGCTTCCTCAATTTCTGATGGAGAAACTTCTATATTTTCAAAATTTACACCATCAAACTGCAGAGTATATTTTGCCACAGCCTCATCTCCATTAGCTTGAATTTCCTTGAAAATTTCTTTCACGGTAGCTTCAATATCGCCAATAGTTTGGGTTGGTCTTTTTAAAATAGAAGACCAAGTTTCTGGTTTTGGATTGAATATTTTGTTCATCGTTTTAAATTTAACCGCAAAGTCTGCAAAGTTTTTTTGTTTTTTCTTCGTATTTCTAACTTCGTAAATCGTACTTTAAAGCACCATTTTTTCGATTGGGCAAACCAAAATTCCTTCGGCTCCGGCTTCTTTCAATTGATCGATAACATCCCAAAAAGTGTCTTTATCAATTACAGTGTGAACACTGCTCCAACCTTCTTGTGCCAATGGCATTACGGTAGCACTTTTAAGTACTGGCAAAATATTGCTTACAGCTTCAATCTTGTCATTAGGAACATTCATCAAGATGTATTTTGATTTTCGAGCTCTTAAAACTGATTCGATTCTGAATTGAAGTGTATTGATAATTGATTGCACTTCAGGAGTCACTTTTGGAGAAACGGCCAAAACAGCTTCACTTTTGAAAATTACTTCTACTTCTTTCAAATTGTTTTTGAACAAAGTGCTTCCGCTGGAAACGATGTCCACAATTCCATCAGCAAGCCCAATATTTGGTGCGATTTCAACCGACCCTGAAATTTGGTGAATATCAACTGTCATTCCAAATTTTGCAAAATAATCGATAACCGTATTTGGATAAGAAGTCGCAATTCGCATTCCTTCCAAATCTTTGATGGATTTGTAATCGAATGTTTTTGGAACGGCTACAGAAACTTTACATTTAGAAAAGCCTAATTTCTGAATTACTTTAATATCCTTTCCTTT from Flavobacterium eburneipallidum includes these protein-coding regions:
- the hisD gene encoding histidinol dehydrogenase; amino-acid sequence: MNKIFNPKPETWSSILKRPTQTIGDIEATVKEIFKEIQANGDEAVAKYTLQFDGVNFENIEVSPSEIEEAIATIPEDLKNAIQLAKSNIEKFHFAQKTAKVEVTTAEGVQCWQEKRPIQKVGLYIPGGTAPLFSTVLMLAVPANIAGCNEIVLCSPPDKTGKINPAILYAANLCGVTKILKVGGIQAIAGMTFGTKSIPKVYKIFGPGNQFVTVAKQLATQYGVAIDMPAGPSELLIVADDTAVPAFIASDLLSQAEHGTDSQVILVSTSLELIDEVEEEVQKQLEVLPRKAIAEKAIANSKLIFVENDKIALELIDEYGPEHFIICTKDEDFYVRNIGNAGSVFIGNYTPESAGDYASGTNHTLPTNGYAKNYSGVNLDSFTKSMTFQKISENGIQNIGKAIEIMAEAEGLQAHKNAVTLRLASCKIS
- the hisG gene encoding ATP phosphoribosyltransferase; the encoded protein is MSTLKIAIQKSGRLNEDSIQILKDCGISINNGNDQLKAEATNFPLEVLYLRNSDIPQYLIDGVVDIAIVGDNLLVEKGKDIKVIQKLGFSKCKVSVAVPKTFDYKSIKDLEGMRIATSYPNTVIDYFAKFGMTVDIHQISGSVEIAPNIGLADGIVDIVSSGSTLFKNNLKEVEVIFKSEAVLAVSPKVTPEVQSIINTLQFRIESVLRARKSKYILMNVPNDKIEAVSNILPVLKSATVMPLAQEGWSSVHTVIDKDTFWDVIDQLKEAGAEGILVCPIEKMVL